A stretch of DNA from Ricinus communis isolate WT05 ecotype wild-type chromosome 4, ASM1957865v1, whole genome shotgun sequence:
CCTTTTGACCTTTTTGGGCCATTTAACCCAAAACTTACCCTTTTTAGTTCAATTTAACCCTTTTTTTAGGAGAGTGAATTACACTCTCTATATTAAGAGAGtgaattcaattaaaaaatagtgaaaatcaatttttaaaattaaatttaacaaacaGGTAATTAGctattaataataacactAAAAAAGTTATGAATCCTTAATAAacatttactattttttattttactttagcttcttttttttttttcttaaaggaGAGTGGTTCTCACTCTCTCATCTAAAGGTGAATTGAgctaaaaaatcaaaatttttggTTAAAATGGCCCAAAAAGGTCAAAAGGGCCTATTTGGCCCTCCCCGCAAAGTTTAGGACCTATTTGAACCTTATTCCTAAAAATATTCCATAAGCACTCCTCCgtattaaatttcattaagAACTAAATCCTGGCTATTTGTCATTGGAACCCTGAAAACAGGTATTTAACTTATATATGCCTCTGAATGCTGGAAATTCTGgatgtgagagagagagacagggCATGTGACTGTAAACAAACCTACAGAAGTAGTCAATGCTACTCAAACATAAATCAGATGCCAATTGTAATGAAAGTTTCCCTCAATAATCACAAAAATTTGGGAATTAATTTGCAGTTGGAAATTTGATTCAGAAACATACTGATTAGTACATTTAATAAAGAATACctgtcttttcttttacaacaAAGTTAGATACAGCTGCAGAAAGCTTTCTTGATGTTTCAGGATCAATGGTAGATGAATTAATGAATAACTGTGGTCTTAGGAAAGTTCCACCTTGAAGCAAACCATTTGGTCCATTGTAGACATCCAACACCTGCATAGTTTAAATTGGTATGTTCACACTTTCAACAAGGtagaatcaataaaaatagagatCTTGAAGTGAGAATTTTCCCAAAATGCTTATGACGAGTTCAAACCATCAGCATATTTTTGGAGAACCTGACCATTTAGAAGCCCAATAGTACTAGTATACATAAATGTAGATGTAAATCCATAATTAAATACAAGGATAATAGCAACTATACTTATGAGTTGAACATGGAGATTTATTTACTTTCGACATTTATGCCCATGTAATATTTGATACCCATGTAATTAGCAGTTCTTAAATGAAATTTGGTCTGTGGTTCAATATAATCATCTCAGAAGAGAATGACTTGCCTACTCCGACTGTATTGCACCCAAATGTTAGATAGGTGATAATTACCCTAAGTGTATTACAGTTTAACAATGGAAGAATGACACATGTCTCGAATATTATAACCAACCTACATATGTCATTCATCCATCTGGAATAGGCAAGAATTTTCCCATCTCGAAAACCTATAATTTTCGAAATAACATGTTGATGATgagaatattttaaattgtatttaaagtttctctctcttcttctttttttttcttcttttttttgcaATTTAGGAATGCTGAAGGATTTAATGTAATAGTAATACAGCAACTCTGTAAATATGCAATTAAAATTCTTGGACTTTTCACTCCTAATAATAGAGGAACAAAACTTGAACATACAGAGAACGAGCATCACGTCCTTCAGAAGcccaaaaaaatttaaagaaaaagttaagacAACATTTGTTGTATGCTGCAGTTTCACACATTCTGATGGTAGAAATATGGAAATATATGATCACTAAGAACCTAAAACCTCCTTGCATCACACCCAACCCACCTAGAACTTTAATACCCTATGGTGGAACAGAAGAATTTCTTTCCTcctcttttgaatttttatttttgattttttacgaagaagatgaaagaagaaaattagttaCATATACCTGTATATCGCAAAACCTTATTCATTTAGATTATGTGTTAATATGCGGGGTATTTTGTACTGATCCCAGAAATAACATGGTGAAGaccttaataaataaaatactgaAGACCACAGGAGGCAACCAAACAACAAACAGCATAGATCCTGAATATTAACAGAAACGGACAAATCAGATCACAATAATACTCACATGAGAAGTTGACGGCAGCATTGTAATTACAATATTGCTTGCTTCTGCAACTTCTAATGGTGTTTCTTTTGTTGAAACTCCCATGTCAGTGAACATCTTGATAACGTTACAATTTCTGCATTAAGACCATGTTTTCCCATTTGATTTCAAGTACAGATGAGAAAACTTCTGAAACTACAAATTAAGCCACACAACTAAAATCATAATGCTGTTAGAAGAGTTTACACCtctaattacaaatatactttCCAGAAGATTATTAACTCAACCAAGTATATATAGAACTTTGTTGCAACTCAAATAAATCTAAGGAAGCCATGGTAACAAATCAGCAGAAAAAAGGCCTATACCATACATGTCATGAACAGCCACTTTGTATCCAgccttaattaaattttgcGCCATTCTTGATCCCATATTTCCCAGTCCTATGAATCCAACATTCTGTAATACCTCAATCATATTTAAGAGTGACAGTATGAGGAATTTGcaagaaaagtataaaaaagcACCATGGcgtgaaaagaaaatatatatattatcatttcCATACAAATAGACTAAGTAGCCCATCATTCTTCCCAAACCTAGTGTATGAGATTTAAAGAGCTTAATTATGTTCCATTTACAACATAGATAACTATAAAGAGAAGCACACACCGTTATAAATTTCGACAACTGAACCTAAATAATATCAGCAAATTGTCAATGGCCATACAGAATTAGGACGCTGCGAATGAATCTGTTAAACCCATTCTCAAACTCAATTACTGCTAAGAATATTGGAATTGCAGATATATCTGATGCATCCAATAGAATACACATAAGACCATTCTCGAAAAGCACTGGTTACAAAATTCACACATTGCAATTTAAACATAAATGGTCCTACATGATTAAAACACAATTTTGTTAGAAAtgataagttaaaatttgatcaTAGGCATTAGGCAACCTCAAAGTTTAGCTCTGCAAACACAATAATCTAGTTGTTTTAACATTTTTCCTAGGGCAATATGAATGATGGCCTCGTCTTTAAAAACAGAACAATGCACAAGTATAACCCATGTGACAATTCGGAACTCATATTAAAGCGGTTGACTTTCGTTCTTAGCTCATCAGTTCAGCAACCAATggatataaatattcaaatcaaatcaaatcaactGGAGTCTTGAAGTTGACAAAAATTGATAACTGATAAGTAAGTTCCTTAATTGTAATATCcattatgtttaaattttatatgataacaaagaagaaattttgttTCTTCGTTATTTTGTTGACTACTTGATCATTTCCCATGAACCCATTTAGTGACAGTCAGTGAGTTTTTTGCAAGTTCAAGAACTGCTACTCAGGAAATGGAACTATATCATGATAGACCACTAATTTCAACAAACGGGTACACAGAAAAGACatcaaaaaattgaaaagaagatTAAATTCCTAAAGGGTTACCTCAAACTGGGAAGAAGAAGCTGGCGATGTAGAGAAGCTGTGCATTGGAACAGATATAGAGAATGAAGAATTGGTTCTGACAGAAGAAAGTAGTGATCTTACTCTGCAGTACATCGCCATGGATAACTCTGACaagatgaaaataaattgagaagaaaagattaaaagattttgtattatttttttggtcaGTAAAAGATTTTGTATTCCGGGATTTATTATGTGATGGACTTGCATGCACTTTTCTTCTTCGCATCTACCAATCTCTTcccataaataatatataatatacatacAGTTGATCACTTCTATCGATCTTTTTATGAGGGAgctttttatttagaaaaaagcAAGAGAGTAAGATCACTAACACTAATTGGAAATTAGAATCTATAATCCAAATAGACAAGGAATAGGAATATACAATTGAATCCTATGATTGAATCTACATGTTctatttatatgataaatatttaagtttGTAATATATAATCATTCAAGTCAATCTTAGTTTTATACGAATATAAATTGTTAATTTGGTAAATTATCAGTTAGGTATTCaaaatatagttaaattataatttatttatatgcttGAATTTAGAAGTTTATATAAataggattaaaaatttatttgccgctctcaaaaataatatgatttatttGCTAAAGTACTAACCATATTGAAATTTTGAGAcagacaagaaaataaaaagaaaaatgatattattaatatatatatttagttgaaatctattaagaaatttattttatttaaaaaaaagatatataaaaaaaaattaaaatgaaaatatgataaaattaaaaaaattattgttatagaatatattgacttactaatatgaaatacatttaaaaattttacatatttttttaaaatttaatttagttattgatcatttttatacaaatttagttatgtataattttaaactaatttttacttcaattaaagtgtataaaatttaaatctacaaataaattttataatttttatagatttcaaccaatcataaatataaatcaatagTAAAAAAGATAACATGCATCAGAAAGAGCAATTCTAAGAGAGGCCATTGTAATTTAGTAAAGGGCATAACTGAATTTCAATATTAACTCAATGGTGGCCATAAAATGGCTTTGCCACAGGCATCCAAATAGTAGGGTGTTATTGCAGATATATCATTAGAAGGTGATACAATTGCCACCTTTAATTAGGGTCATAATAAGATCAAACCTTAACTAACCCCAGCTTTACAGTACTTACCAATGGTTTTACCtcattcaatattttaaataggAGAAAACCCTTTTTAAGGTATAATTTTAGGGGTAGTAGCTACAGTTGGCTCAGTGAGTTGCTAATGATCATAGAGAATTGGAATCAGATGatagtatttatattatgtgAATGATCACCCTATCTCTAAAAGCTCATTACCTGTTTCTGTTTTGCCCACTTGGTAGAGCACTAAAACCAGTAAAAGGAATGATAATGGCAGACTCGGTAAGTGCATGAGCATACACAACCTCTTCTACAGTTACTACCCAACAGTGGACACATTAGCATCTTTGCTTCTTAATGAAATTaagcaaaataattaatcagtACAGTAGCTCAGCTAACAATTGAAGCCAAAAAATAAAGCTCTTGCCTTCGCACAACATCATGGAAATAGCTATCATCTGAATCTTCTATCCACTCAAAATAtgctttgttttcttctttacagCAATGATCGATACAATTAATTAACAACCCTAAAGTGCTGAAAATCAAAGATTCAAAAAGGGAGGCCAATGAGATATTAAACcccaaaagaacaaaaaaagaaaaagcttcaAGTTCAACCAAGTTGGATTCTGCAACAAACTAAATGGATGAAAGATCTTCATATATGGTCTTGATACCAGGCCTCTCAGAAACAGATCTTATGCATCTTAGAGCTAATCCAAGGACCTCTTTGGTTCCTTTTTCAACTGCTGGAATCCCTATATCTGGTAGCAGTGCAGGATCAAAGCAATCCGAGCCTCGACCCTCCGTCACCCTTAACTGAACCCAATCTGTCAAGTCAACTCCTCCTGCTTCCCCAGAAATGACATCACCAGCACACCTGCCAGTTAAAAGCTCCAGTAGTATTACCCCAAAGGCATAAACATCCGACTTAAAAGAGGGAAGTGGTTTCTTGGTAGCAGCCAACTCTGGTGCACGATAACCTAAGACCCCAGCATCAAGTATTTGCTCAATGGTGCCTGCTTGAGTCATTAGTCGATGGAGGCAGTAGTCAGCAACCCGCGCATTGAGATCAGGCCCATCTAGCAGTATATTTGTTGCTTTAAGGTTCCCGTGTGGAACGGCACGATCAAAATGGAGATAATTCAGGCCACGTGCAACATCAACTGCTATTTTGAGCCTCTGTGCCCAGGTTAATGGAGGACCTTTTCTTCCCGGTCGATCTGAAAATTTAGGTTTTTAAGAAATGCTAGTCAATCAACATACACCAGTATCAAAGAGCCAGTTCGTAGCAACAAATGATTAGCAAAcattatcatttatatattttggttatttttacTGTCACTGGCTTCCAAACCATAAACTCACAGCTCTAGAAAGGACTAGTATCACCTTGCCAAAGCTCATTGGTGTAGACATTACTCTTGTGCACAAGCAACTCAGGTAAATGTAGGTTAAGATAAATAGcagtatttcttttatttattccaTGAGAATGGTTAGACCACATTTAGATGGGTCCAGCAAAGATAAATAGAAGAGTATGATAATATcaaattctttcaattataTCCAACAACAGTTTTCCAAGAAGCTTATTTGGGAAACAGGCATGCTAAGTTTCCCTAAATGTAGTGACAGACTTAAAGATGCGTAGGGCTTAAAAGGGAGAATGCTCCCAGATCATTTTTGGCACAACTTTCATTTGACATCTAGAATAATTCAGGGAAACCTAGCCCACTTTTTTCTCCCACTGCAGCATGTAACTCATTTTGAGGACACTAGCTAGAAAATGAGCACGAGTTCTCAATcgttttaatatgataagtaGCTACAAAGTCAAGATCTTACCATAAAGAAAACTTGCAAGACTCCCAGGTGAGATATAATCTGACAGAATGAGCTTCTCATGCTGTGTGGGCCCCCAGTAGTATCCTCTCAAACCCACCACATTTGGATGTCTGATGTTTGCAAACTTTTTAGCCTCCTTAGCAAATTCCTTCTTCTGTTTTGCCACCCCTTCTCTCAGCCACTTCACGGTCAAGAACATTCCATTATCTAGTGTTGCCCTGTATGAAGTCCCATGACTACTCCGCCCCAAGACTTCAGCTGGTGCCCTTGACAGCTCCTCGGGTGTCAATGTGATTGTgtcatcaagaaaataaagctCACCAACCAACCTTTCCGGTGACCTTACATCTAGTCTTGCAAGTGTTTCAGCAGGAAATGAATCGCCAGATTCTGGTGACCAAGACAAATGGCTGCGTTTTGATGGTGAGAAGCCAGTTACAGCAGCCATTTTTTCATCAGGACTTATAATCTCGGATGATGATCCTTTCCGTGATGTCACAAGATCCTCTGCTGAGACAACCAAGGCACCCCCGCTTTCTGTTCCACTAACTCCCGAGGGGTTGGTGGCAGTGTGCCTACGGATACCTTTACTTGTGACATGGTCTGGTGGAGATCTCCTTGATATACGGATGTAATGAATAAAGATAGCAAACATGATAAGAAGGATAACTGCAATTACGCATGAGACTATCACAACCACCTTGACAATAGTGTTGATTGGTTTCCTCCTAGAATTTTCAGCTGGAAAATTGCCTGATCCAGGAGGACCGCTTGGAAGATGTAATCTGGAATTTCCAGGATGGAAAGAGGAATCAGGGAACTTCATCAGATTTTCTGGGACAAACCCCGATAGATCATTATTAGTGACATTAAAGCTTCCAAGGGTGTTAGTCAAGTTGTTTGGTACAGGACCTGTGAAATGATTTTGAGATAAATCTAAGGCGATTAATGAGGTCATGCCTGACATGGAGGATGGCAGAGAACCAGATAAATTATTCCCTGCAAGACTGAGTACTTGAAGTCCAGTCAGTGAACCAAATCGATCGGGAAAATACCCATCAAGTTGGTTATGAGAAAGATCAATTACTAGAAGATTAGATTCATTATTAGAAGGGGGAGAGAATTCAATAGCACCATTgagtaaattattttcaagGTGGAGTTCTTGCAAAGTAGGCAAGGTCAGGAAATCAGTCAAAAGAGGCCCATCCAACTGGTTGGAACTCATATCTAGGACTTGAAGCTTTGGATACTGAGCAAAAGCTTTTGGGAGAGAGCTACTGAAAGAGTTATGGGAGAGGTTGAGATAATTTAAACGTAAAAATTGTGGAAGCACTTCAGGAAATGATCCTTTCAGACGATTCTGGCTGAGGTCAAGATATTCAAGGTTTCCCCACTTTGCTATTCTAGTTAAATTTCCTTCAAATTCGTTGTTTGATAGATCAAGCACGGCACAGCTTCCTGTCACTATAGGAAGTTCACCTGTGAGCCCATTTGATGAGAGATCAAGTACACGCAGAGTCGTAGACATTATCATACTTACTGGTCCTGCAAGATTGAAACTACATTTTTAGAGACAAAGTAAACTGTACCGCAGGGGAATTTGCCATACCACAATTacatttaattcaaaaaaaaaaaaaaaaaaaagaaaaagagcaaGCTAAGTTAAAGAagctaaaatagaaattttggGATACCTGAGAGATTGTTGGCACTCAAATCCAGCTCAGTTAAAAGTAATGAATCCCCTTTCAATAGATCATTAGGAACAAACCCGGAGAACCTGTTGTTGCTGAGCCTAAGGACCTGAAGCTCATAAGCAAAATCAAATCCAGGCAAGTCTCCGGACAGCTGATTGTAGCTCAAGTCTAAAACCTTCAGGCTTGCAAATAAACGCAGCTCGCTTACCAATGATCCAGTGAGCTGGTTGTGGCTAAGATTCAAGTGCTTAATACTCTCAGAAATACCTGGCAGTAATTTCTCTGGACTAGAGCCCGCCAGCAGGTTCAAACTCAAGTCAACATAACTGACATTTGCAAGCAGAAAGAACTCCCCATCTAGAGGGCCATCAAACATATTTCCATGCAAGTCAAGCACCTGTAGACCTGAAATGGACTCCAAACCCTTTGGGATTCTCTTAGTGAACCCATTAGAAGATAGATTTAAATATACCAGGTTATTAAGCCTAGTCAATGAAGCTGGCAGCAATCCAGAAAAGGAGTTGCGACTCAAGTCCAAAGACTGGACTGATACAAGCCCCGAAATGGAGTCCGGTATTGaaccagaaaaattattaCCAGCCAATGAGAGATTCTTTAAGCTCCCTAATTTACCAAACCCTATTGGTAAAGCCGATGAAAAGAGATTGTTAGACACATCCAGGAACTCAAGGCTTCTGAAATTGGCTATATTGTCAGGAAGCTTGCCAGTTATAAAGTTGTTGTGCATAGAGAGTCTGACAAGCTTAGTGAGGTTTGCAAATATACTCAAATCAGCATCAGCCGACAGACCCAAGTGATCAAGAACAACAGCAGCAACATTACCACCATTGCATACTATACCATTCCATGAAGAAGGGCAGCCATCAAAATCAATAGACTCCTTATTCCATGATTGCAGAACATAACCAGTAGGATCATGCTTGATACCCTTCTTGAATTCAAGCAATGCTAAAATGTCTTGTGAAGGCAGTTGCCCCATAGCAGAAAGGAAATATAGGGATAAAACTAGAAGCCTAAAGAGCTTCATATTTCAACCTATCAATAGCTCCACCAAAATAAGATGCAGCCCCAATATCGAGAAATATAAGAGGGATTTCTATCTTCACCTAAAATCCAAATGAATTTCAGACCATATACAGCTTATACCAAGATATAGAACCAAAATGGCCTCTTCAACACTAAGAAAAACAAGCCCTTAAGAATTAAAGACTAGTTGATATGTTTAACAGAAGTAAAGCTTTCAACTTTCAACAATCGAGCTATGTGAATCAACAATTCAACCAAGTGGCTACCATGTATCGGGTAAAAATGAGAGAGACCCAACAAGCTTTTTCCTCTATACAAAGAACAATACTCCTTGAGACAGTAACtagaaaaaacaattaaactTTGTACTACGAATCTCAAAATGCGTTCACCAACCCAGCACTTGTTACCTGATACTTGACCAGACTTTAGGAAACCACAGCTTCAAGAGACTGATTTCTGCTtcaaaatttgagaaagatactgcttcaagaaaagaaatttatttcaaCCACGCAAAATGAGCCAAACCATTAAATAGCTGAAACACAAACTGGTCCCCATATAAAGAGATctaacaaaagataaaaatgcaACATTTTTATCACAAAGATCTCGACTTTCATTTACAATGTAGGCACAGTAGAATCTCCCACTCTACAAAGACTGAAACTTTATGTAGAAACAGAGATGGGTTCTTCAGTTTTTAGCTCCCCTCAAGCTAAAACAGTAAACAGAAGCAAAGTACTGTAGTACAAGAACAAACCCATTAATAAGAAgagcaaaaaaattataatattataaatgggTCAGCAGCATTGAAATGAACAACCACATTGTAATAAATTAGACAGGGACCCAGAATTTTTTTGGCTATACATTATCAAAACCTCCCTTAAATAACTGTCTGATATAGCTTTGCTTAAACAGTTTCTAAAAGCAgtccaaaaacaaaaacccTACCTTttgtttaatgaaaaaaagaacaaaaaccCTTTGCAGGAATGTGTTTGTCTTTACCTCTCTCTGTATGTGTCACAAGGACATGTGAGGGGTCACTTTTAACTTTGAAAGTATTGGGTAATTAAAAAGGATTATATAAAGGTGcaatcttttttcctttttaatgttttgtttttcatgttttttttttgcctttttGGTGTCAGAAAGTGAAAAAGATAGCGGGAAAATGTGAGTAATTTTGAGGGGTAAGTGTAGGAGTTTTTTTGGAGCATAAATTAGGGATTTACCCGCCAAGAAGACAATAGAATCTGATCCTTGACATGGTGGACGTCAAATGATTTATCAAATCtagtttaaaatttctatttttaaaaattttaaatttttggtttTTGGAAGTACCCCAGTCTCCAACTAAACACACTTTTTGAGGTTAGTGCCATGTAGGAAAAGGGTCCCACTCACTGCCCTTTTGACTAgggttttccttttttttgtgGGTTCCATACACCATCATCTCTCAATTCTTCACTTTATTACAATTTCCAATACCAACCCCAAGTGGTCAAGAGAAGAAGGAGAGGAGAGGTGAAGCCGGTGAAAGTGTTATTCTGGTAGGCTAGGGTGTGTGAGTGGGGACCCACTAGTGGGACCCATTTGAAGGAGTGTAGGACCACCAATAGGATTATGACACATGGGCATTGGTGTATCATCTGTCCCATCTAAGGTAGCAAATGTGTATTGGTACCCATCTAATAACAAGCTGTAGAAAAGGAAAGTAAGTAGATCAAGAGGACCACAAGTGATCATAACAACAGATCAAAAGGTAATGGTAATGGAGTCTTGTCTTGTGGCATTTTTTTTATgcaactattttctttttgtaattggCAAAATTACCCTTgaggataaaagaaaaaaaaaaggatttaaACTTTGACATAATTGGAATTATGTTCAGACAAATAATATCATTAGACCCAAAAGATACTCAAAAAGTGAAATGTTTCagttctaaataatttaaataaaagaagcttaagtaaaaaaaaaaaagggacaaaaatttaatttctttttgttttcttttgctaAAACTTTGAATATCTAATGTCTTATGCCACATGGTAGGtcctaaaattataatttgaaagaTTTCTATACCATAATttacattctttttcttttctttcttttattcataaaattgaTATTGTGCATCTTTAATCTATATAAACATTACAAGCACACctgtaataaatataataacaaaataataaaatttctctATTTCATTGATGAAAACTCagtattataaataaaatataccccactgaattattcttttcatttttttaagaaaaagatgaattcattaataaagaatattaaaaccaatatgagaaagatatatttataaatatctatttaaattaatattaaaaaaactaaacattaacagtttatttttatatataagaacaaatggtaaaagaaaaaagaaagaaagagagaaaggaTGGCTATTATCAGTATTAATTgatggaaaaataaaagaaaattcaaaataaaaatacagtaaaacttaataaaaaaactgaataaaaaataaaaataaaaatagaagaaatttaatttttttttcttttatttctaactGCTAACTgtcaaatttaactttttcatTGGATTTAGTGTGCATTTTAATAAGGACTAAAACTAAACATTGAGGCCCCTATTTAAAATTCCTGTACAAATGCAATTGAGCATTTTAGGCAATTCTTTTACTGCACAGATTGCAGTCATATAGTTTTAGGgttatttcataaataatacaaggtaaaagaaatagttttaGGGTTACAATAAAAGATTGCATCGCAagatctaataattaaatgaaaaagactAATCATCAAAACATTTTGGGAAGAAAAGTGGAggaaataattgaattttgacagttttgcTAACAAAATATTGCTTTCTTGCTCTCAATCAGTTCAATTTAAGACCTGAAAAAAGatagctttctttcttttttggttttaagcaaaaaactttctttcttaaaataaatccCAGCTTTTTTCACATGCTTAGCATAGGATCTTAATCCTTGATTGAGGAAATTAAAGTTGACTTTCTTGTTTTAAGAACCCACAAATTAAGATAATGTTGTTTTTTCTCTTATCAAATTAACTTTTTTGTGGGTCCTctccttttcttatttttatgttatgcaaaagggtatttttttattttttattttttaattatatatatattactttattttcttgatgggTTGAAGTTAAATTCTAGCACTTTCCCattgtttttaaaaaactttttctttctttttttacttaaattattGAATGTGATCTTTCTTGTTGTCATTTCAAATAAAGCATTAGAGTTTttcaaggaaaaaaataatataaaggGGGAAAAAAAGATTCTCCTTCTTGTTTATATCATTTATAGTACATGCatctttatatattatctttttttaaaaaaaaaaataaaaaagggaaAATCATTGAGGAGAGTTCTTGTTGAATCTCTAGTTTTCTTTTACGTAGGAAAAATTCAGTGGGAGGCAATATGATGAATGAAGAAGGAAATTCTTTTTCCTGGACATCATGCAATCTCCAAATATTTGTACGTACATTGTATACACACTCTATTATGCAACTTATTGTcaacagaaataaataaaaaataaataaattgtcaatattttaataaatatatatttcaagttgaataaaattttaaaattaattaaaaaaaaaagaaagtaaatataaCTAGAATTGAATTGTGGTAacagaaaaaatttaattttgtacaTTGGACAAGACTAAGATTAtcatattatgaaaatttaagtatcacttttttattttaaagagcatattttctataataaaaaatattttaaaaaatatttatgtataaagagtaatatatttatttaagctcaataatttttttatattttattatatattttatttttattgcgATAAGCATTAATagtcttaatttctttttaatttttataataaaaaaaataagaattacaaatattaattaaactaaatatatagaaacttatagtgtatttattaaatataaagcaGAGAGTGAAGTCTGACTCTCCATATATAGAAAGCCAAATTAACtctctactttatatttaaaaaataaaaagtacgttactttttaaagtaaagaatttaacatatatacaaaatatattgaaaatactctt
This window harbors:
- the LOC8265515 gene encoding probable 3-hydroxyisobutyrate dehydrogenase, mitochondrial isoform X2 — protein: MYIIYYLWEEIGRCEEEKCMQVHHIINPGIQNLLLTKKIIQNLLIFSSQFIFILSELSMAMYCRVRSLLSSVRTNSSFSISVPMHSFSTSPASSSQFENVGFIGLGNMGSRMAQNLIKAGYKVAVHDINCNVIKMFTDMGVSTKETPLEVAEASNIVITMLPSTSHVLDVYNGPNGLLQGGTFLRPQLFINSSTIDPETSRKLSAAVSNFVVKEKTGNWEKPLMLDAPVSGGVLAAEAGTLTFMVGGSKDAYLAAKPLFLSMGKSTIYCGGAGTGSAAKICNNLAMAVSMLGVSEALALGQSLGIDADTLTKVFNSSSARCWSSDSYNPVPGVMEGVPASRNYAGGFASKLMIHGDVRKWP
- the LOC8265515 gene encoding probable 3-hydroxyisobutyrate dehydrogenase, mitochondrial isoform X3 — encoded protein: MYIIYYLWEEIGRCEEEKCMQVHHIINPGIQNLLLTKKIIQNLLIFSSQFIFILSELSMAMYCRVRSLLSSVRTNSSFSISVPMHSFSTSPASSSQFENVGFIGLGNMGSRMAQNLIKAGYKVAVHDINCNVIKMFTDMGVSTKETPLEVAEASNIVITMLPSTSHVLDVYNGPNGLLQGGTFLRPQLFINSSTIDPETSRKLSAAVSNFVVKEKTGNWEKPLMLDAPVSGGVLAAEAGTLTFMVGGSKDAYLAAKPLFLSMGKSTIYCGGAGTGSAAKICNNLAMAVSMLGVSEALALGQSLGIDADTLTKVFNSSSARCWSSDSYNPVPGVMEGVPASRNYAGGFASKLMGGSRKI
- the LOC8265515 gene encoding probable 3-hydroxyisobutyrate dehydrogenase, mitochondrial isoform X1 produces the protein MYIIYYLWEEIGRCEEEKCMQVHHIINPGIQNLLLTKKIIQNLLIFSSQFIFILSELSMAMYCRVRSLLSSVRTNSSFSISVPMHSFSTSPASSSQFENVGFIGLGNMGSRMAQNLIKAGYKVAVHDINCNVIKMFTDMGVSTKETPLEVAEASNIVITMLPSTSHVLDVYNGPNGLLQGGTFLRPQLFINSSTIDPETSRKLSAAVSNFVVKEKTGNWEKPLMLDAPVSGGVLAAEAGTLTFMVGGSKDAYLAAKPLFLSMGKSTIYCGGAGTGSAAKICNNLAMAVSMLGVSEALALGQSLGIDADTLTKVFNSSSARCWSSDSYNPVPGVMEGVPASRNYAGGFASKLMTKDLNLAAASAKAVDFTCPLTQQALEIYTEMCENGHETEDFSCVFRHYYFGKDKL